The Penicillium digitatum chromosome 6, complete sequence genome contains the following window.
TCTCAGCTTTCGACAATACCGTCTATGAAAATACCGAGCCCTTGCTCATCCGCACCATCCGTGACTCCGCCTCTCCTCTTGTCAAGACAGCCGCTATTCACTGCCTCGGGGCATGCACTATCTTCGGAGGTGCCGGTGAAGATGGCATTCTTGAACAGATGGGTTTCCTCCTGGATATCATCGCTTCTGACGGCCAATCCATTGATGCCACAGACGACCCCACCGTTGTGACCGCCGCGCTCCAGCAATGGGGATTCCTCGCCACTGACGTCGGCAATTTCGAGGAAGAAAGCGAAGAAGCGGTCCAGATTTTTATGGATCAGCTCGATAGCTCTGATTCCAACGTGCAGATCGCAGCAGGCGAGAGCATCGCCCTACTCTATGAGAAGAGCTACAGCCCCCAAGAGGATGACGAAGACGAGGAGAGTATAGATTCAAACGACGACAGCGACGAGCACGAACACGACAACAATCCCACCTCCGGTCCCAAGCTCGTGAAACGATACAACGCTTACCACAACACTCCCGAGCTGGAGAGCCAACTTCGAAGCCTGGCCACCATCCACGGCAAGCAGATCAGCAAGCGCGACAAGAAGTCACTCCACAGCAACTTCGCCTCGATCCTCACCACTGTTGAGAACCCCCGCCGCGGTCCTCGCTACAACACTGCCATCGACCAGAACACCAACCGCCACTATGGCAGCACTCTCACCGTCAAGATCGGCCGCCACGGAGTCATGACCATCGACCGCTGGTGGAAGTGGGTGCGACTGACTGCCCTGCGCCGCATCCTGCAAGGTGGCTTTCCTGAACACTATTTCCAGGGAAACCGCTCGGTTCTCAACAGTCTTCCTGTCATGATGCGTATGGCAAACCAAGGTCACGGCTCAGTGGATCGCCAGAGTGCACGCAAGGCAGCCAAGATGCGTAACTCGCGTCGCTGGACTACTCATCAATccgatgatgaggacgagTAAACCTGTACCTCGCATTCTCATTGGTGGTGGTCGGGAATGGAATGGACAAAAGGAATCAGGTGCTTCTCACTCCTTCAATTATCGACCTGAGATACGACAGCTTAGGCTTATTTTGCTACATGGAGGATTTCAGTTTCGCACAAGCCTCGGTTTGTGAGCTTTTTTTCAGTTCaatttttcttctgtttctcTGTTTGTTCCTTTTTTGAGGTCTTAATTTATGTATGTACATATTTAGTTGACTTGTTTTTCATGATTCAATACTCGAACATTGTGCCTGACGAAACGATATTGCATCAAGTAAATGCTCTTTTGGAATCCAATTAACGCAATACCACCATGTATGtccaaggaagaaaaaatcAGCATTTATTTCTATAGAGTGAAGAAGGTCCTGCCCAAAACACCTCGCTCACAGAGCGAAGTCCCATCTCTCCTGTATAGTTTCTTGGTCGCACATGTCCGATAGTCCAAAACCAATAGAACAACCAAAAAAGGTTAACCAACATCAACAACTACCCAATCTAACCCTTTAAACCTCAAACACAGGCACAACGTTAGACCAGCTCCCCCTAGCCCTCTCTTCCCAATATCCATCTTTCCCACCCTTAAGCCGCCAAGCGACCTCCCCATCAGAGTCATCACTGACCCGCGTAAACCAACGCGGAATCCAACTCTTCCCAGCATTTTCCATCTCGCGCCTGCGCGCACGCTGTCCCTCCTCAAGCTGCACCTTAACCTCCTCCGCATGGTCCAGGTCACCGTTTTCCAGCGCGCGCTGGTCAGGACGCAGACGGGAGTCTGTGGCAGGCAAATGCTTATCCTCGATCGAAGTGATTTCATTCAGAGTGGCCGCAAAGGTTGTGAGACCGTAATGCTTCGGCGCGGAGGGGACGAGCGAGCCGGCAGCCCAGATAGTGTTACCGGTGGGGTTACCGTCGCGAGTGAGAGTAAGCGAGGAGGGCCAGGAGCCAGATAAGCCGAGGGGTACGGGGTTGTTGTTTGCGTCGACGGTGCGGGTGGAGACTTCTTCGCTGCGACCGGAGAACATGCCACCGGCCTTGAAGGTTGAGATGGATCGGTGGCCGGTGGTCTCGTTTGTCACGGCTAGCTCGCCGACAGGCTCGACGTATTTCTCGCCTGCGATGATGTTACGTAGGAAGGATGTTGCGGCCGTCCAGCTGTAGCGATCGCCAGTGCTATGTAGGGTAATGCGGACACGGCCTTCAGTCGTGATCTCGGCGGATTTGCCCCAGAATTTCTGGCTGGGCATCGGGGACTGCGAAATGCTCCATTCTTTGCTGTCGGCTTGGTAGGCTAGTTGCACCGGTCTGTGTGAGACTTTCTCTGCGATGAAGCGGAAGCCTTGGTCTTCGCGGATGAGCTCGTAGGTCTCACCTAGCATTGGATTGAATGGCTTGCGGATGGAGCGCTCGCGGACGCGGTTGTTTGAGAGGGAGGATAATGCGAAAGCAGTTACATACATCAGCCGCTCAACAGGATCTCTGGATTGGGCGGCCTGGTCAAGCAGGTGTGAGTACTCCAGGACCTCCGCAGCGCGTTGTAGAAGAGAAATGGGCTCGTTTGCGGACACGGGCATCGAGATTGTGGACAAGTCCTTTCCGACGTTCTTACGCAGGAACCCAATCAAGCTTGGGGGCAGGACTGTTGGAGCGATGATGTTTGCGCGGCGTTTTATAGGATCTAAGGGCAGCGGGATCAAAGATTTGGATTTGACTGGGAATAAGCCCGATGTGCTGCTGCTTTCCTGGAGAGTTGCTGCCGAGTCAGATTCACCGTCACTGTCAGAGGGGGCATCGTCCTCGACTTCCTCAGCAACAGAGGCAGGCCTGTCATCTTCAGGCCCTTCCTCGTCGCTGTCTTGGATGGTCAGGAGGGGAGACCTGTCACCATCTCCATCTGTTGCATCAAAGAATTCTTGCGACATGTCAGACTCCATGCTTCGCCGGTGAGCTACAGATGACTGAGGCCGGTGCCGTCGCTCCTTGCTCTCGCTAATCAGCGTGGAGAACTCAGAGACCGCATTATCAAGATCGTGTAGTACCGCCATCAAATGGTCATGGACCTCATCCATGCTGTCTACGTGACTGGTGACACTGGCAGGCTTCCCTTTGCCATCGACAGGCACCACAAGCTGCGAGGAACTGGAGTTCGTGGTCATAGCTGGTGGTCGCTTGTTGTTGGCATTTGACGGCCCACTTGTCTTACGCTTCCAGAACGACCGTTTGGCTTCCGCCTCACTGGGAGTAGTCTCATGGGTACTGTGTGGGGGGCTAGGGGAACGACCACGCGAACGAGGCCGGTCGACAGGAGTTGGGAGAGACGAGGCAAGATATTTAGGGTCTGTTTCCTTGGCAAGCCGGCGTATCGCATCTCGCGATCCGGAAATATAGCTGACGAGGCTCTCGACACGAGTCCACTCATTCTCCTCTGCCGGGAAGGGCTGCGATGGGCCATAAAGTCGTAGCTCCGGAGGGACAGCCAATCCGGTATTGTGTTTATCCTTGGAAGCTTCCTTGGAGGAAGCTCTCTCAAGGGCACTCTTCCATTCACCAAATTCATGCTCGTTACCGGCATGCAGATGCCATATCTCAGTACCGGAATCAATAGAGATCTCATGGGACTTTTCGTTGGTAGCAACGACTGCTAGCGAGAGCGGGATCGCGCCTCGTAGTGCAGACGAATTGCGGTCATGGTAGTATGATAGCGTGCACGAGGTAAAGTCCAGCGAGAAGAATCGCCATGCCCAGCCCTGATGACGCTTTCGTCGCCGCTTCTGCAGCAGTCCCGTGTGGACATTTAGATTGGACATGTCCATGTGCTGCGAGTTCAGCGTTGCTCGACTGTTGCCTCGTCGGCGCGTCTTAGGTTGCGGCAGGGACTCGGTCGATGCCTCTGGCTGAGAGCGTGTGGCGATCGGTGCGGAGCTATGTGGCTGAAGGCCGGTCGGATAGGTTAGGAGAACAAGTGTCACGGTTTTGGAGATTTGTTTGGAGAATGTGTTATCAAAAACGAGAGCATAGTTGCCCCCTTCGCTGAACGGCACATCATAGGTCCCCTGGGTAATCTTGTCTGCCTCACACTTCCCCGTCCATTTGATTGTTTTGAGCCCAATTGCCGTCAACTTTTCGATGACGGCAGATTGTTGTTGCCGCGCGCCGGCAGTCGTCGCCGTTGCGGGGAGGTTCTCGGTGGAATAGGTGCTTTGGGAATCGGAGGCAGGAATATGGGAGCTCAGAGAAGATGATTGGCCAGGGTGTTTGAAGATGCCAAAGTTGACGGACTTCTTGTGTGGTTGAATACTCCAAGAGATGGTGTGATTGGCGCTGACATTGATCCAACGTACAAAGTAGGACTAGAGAGATTAGTTGAGACCAACTCTCTAGCTGTATAACAAGCCCTACCTTGCTGTGAATCTCCAGCTCTTCCATGGCCGCCATGATTGCGCAGTGAGGGGTTGCAAGAACCGCAATGTGTCCGTCGCGGTCCGGTGCGGCTGAACGTGGCGATGCGGGGGAAAAGCCAGACTATACTGATGTCACAGGAACATTCGGGAACGGAGCTTTAATTAGACGAGGAACACGAGGAACACAAGGAATGCAAGGAATGAAAGCGATAAGAGGAATACAAGGTAGAAGGGGAATGAGGGGAAACACAAGGAAATAG
Protein-coding sequences here:
- a CDS encoding Interferon-related developmental regulator, N-terminal, with amino-acid sequence MPDLRRQIFESGKTVSRKAASREASRTNSPTSSKQTSRQGSRNASRAPSDEEDSGFLSDETSMSIGSLDDENPEQDNPDWEHELGERIQEILDRKRSSVQGREEALQSFCRLTKYHYTVEEIHGAVPDLLAAFERSIRTEASVREATLGLRAIELLVISAFDNTVYENTEPLLIRTIRDSASPLVKTAAIHCLGACTIFGGAGEDGILEQMGFLLDIIASDGQSIDATDDPTVVTAALQQWGFLATDVGNFEEESEEAVQIFMDQLDSSDSNVQIAAGESIALLYEKSYSPQEDDEDEESIDSNDDSDEHEHDNNPTSGPKLVKRYNAYHNTPELESQLRSLATIHGKQISKRDKKSLHSNFASILTTVENPRRGPRYNTAIDQNTNRHYGSTLTVKIGRHGVMTIDRWWKWVRLTALRRILQGGFPEHYFQGNRSVLNSLPVMMRMANQGHGSVDRQSARKAAKMRNSRRWTTHQSDDEDE
- a CDS encoding Oxysterol binding protein (Osh3), putative; amino-acid sequence: MAAMEELEIHSKSYFVRWINVSANHTISWSIQPHKKSVNFGIFKHPGQSSSLSSHIPASDSQSTYSTENLPATATTAGARQQQSAVIEKLTAIGLKTIKWTGKCEADKITQGTYDVPFSEGGNYALVFDNTFSKQISKTVTLVLLTYPTGLQPHSSAPIATRSQPEASTESLPQPKTRRRGNSRATLNSQHMDMSNLNVHTGLLQKRRRKRHQGWAWRFFSLDFTSCTLSYYHDRNSSALRGAIPLSLAVVATNEKSHEISIDSGTEIWHLHAGNEHEFGEWKSALERASSKEASKDKHNTGLAVPPELRLYGPSQPFPAEENEWTRVESLVSYISGSRDAIRRLAKETDPKYLASSLPTPVDRPRSRGRSPSPPHSTHETTPSEAEAKRSFWKRKTSGPSNANNKRPPAMTTNSSSSQLVVPVDGKGKPASVTSHVDSMDEVHDHLMAVLHDLDNAVSEFSTLISESKERRHRPQSSVAHRRSMESDMSQEFFDATDGDGDRSPLLTIQDSDEEGPEDDRPASVAEEVEDDAPSDSDGESDSAATLQESSSTSGLFPVKSKSLIPLPLDPIKRRANIIAPTVLPPSLIGFLRKNVGKDLSTISMPVSANEPISLLQRAAEVLEYSHLLDQAAQSRDPVERLMYVTAFALSSLSNNRVRERSIRKPFNPMLAYQADSKEWSISQSPMPSQKFWGKSAEITTEGRVRITLHSTGDRYSWTAATSFLRNIIAGEKYVEPVGELAVTNETTGHRSISTFKAGGMFSGRSEEVSTRTVDANNNPVPLGLSGSWPSSLTLTRDGNPTGNTIWAAGSLVPSAPKHYGLTTFAATLNEITSIEDKHLPATDSRLRPDQRALENGDLDHAEEVKVQLEEGQRARRREMENAGKSWIPRWFTRVSDDSDGEVAWRLKGGKDGYWEERARGSWSNVVPVFEV